In one window of Temnothorax longispinosus isolate EJ_2023e chromosome 11, Tlon_JGU_v1, whole genome shotgun sequence DNA:
- the LOC139821592 gene encoding ankyrin repeat domain-containing protein 13C isoform X3 has translation MPMIMAQESEKYPLHRCIFQGDVKTLNILIRTHDITEKDKQGNTPLHLAVMLGRKECVQLLLAHGASVKVKNLAGWSPLAEAISYGDRQTISSLLRKLKQQAREQMEERRPNLVAALHQMGDFYMELKWDFQSWVPLVSRVLPSDICKIHKSGASIRMDTTLVDFNDMRWERGDISFIFNGDQKPSHSLTVLDNKAKLFQRVRYEETELEIEDEVDILMSSDIMAAQMSTKSITFSRAQTGWIFREDKREMVGAFHADFYQINGMVLESRKRREHLSEEDLQKNKAIMESLTKGSSQGFKNGEPPMRRASLNPPPESNITWDEYVVAPPGQCPLLGRNLVYKESSKSFKATVAMSPDFPLTVDMLLNVLEVITPFKHLSKLRQFVLMKLPPGFPVKIDIPILPTVTAKITFQEFAFRNDIDPELFQVPSDYFEDPMRFPDL, from the exons ATGCCGATGATCATGGCGCAGGAGAGCGAGAAGTATCCGCTTCACAGATGTATATTTCAAGGGGACGTGAAGACGCTGAACATCTTGATTAGGACACACGACATTACCGAAAAGGATAAACAAG GAAATACACCTTTGCATTTGGCTGTGATGTTAGGAAGGAAAG AATGTGTTCAATTACTGCTTGCACATGGGGCATCTGTAAAGGTGAAGAATCTGGCTGGTTGGAGTCCATTGGCCGAAGCAATCAGTTATGGAGATAGACAAACCA taTCATCTTTATTACGTAAATTGAAGCAACAAGCGAGAGAGCAAATGGAAGAAAGGAGGCCGAATTTAGTTGCTGCGTTGCATCAAATGGGTGATTTTTATATGGAATTAAAATGGGATTTTCAGAGTTGGG TGCCGCTAGTTTCAAGAGTATTGCCGTCAGATATATGTAAGATCCATAAAAGTGGAGCTTCAATTAGGATGGACACGACTCTTGTAGATTTTAATGATATGAGGTGGGAGAGGGGTGACATATCTTTCATCTTCAATGGTGACCAAAAGCCTAGCCATTCACTGACTGTCCTCGACAATAAAGCCAAACTTTTCCAAAGAGTGAGATATGAG GAAACAGAGCTTGAAATAGAGGATGAAGTTGATATTCTTATGTCTAGTGATATTATGGCAGCTCAAATGTCTACCAAAAGTATCACATTTTCTAGAGCACAGACAGGGTGGATTTTTAGAGAGGACAAAAGA gaaATGGTAGGTGCTTTTCACGCTGATTTTTACCAAATAAATGGCATGGTATTGGAAAGTAGAAAACGTCGTGAGCACTTAAGTGAGGAGGATCTTCAAAAGAATAAAGCTATTATGGAATCCCTTACCAAAGGCAGCTCTCAAGGATTTAAAAATGGCGAA cCTCCTATGAGAAGAGCATCGTTGAATCCACCACCAGAATCGAATATAACGTGGGATGAATATGTTGTTGCTCCACCTGGTCAATGTCCACTTCTAGGAAGAAATCTCGTTTACAAGGAAAGTAGCAAATCTTTCAAAGCTACTGTGGCAATGAGTCCAGATTTCCCCCTCACCGTCGACATGCTACTCAATGTTCTGGAAGTGATCACGCCGTTTAAACATCTAAGCAAGCTACGCCAATTCGTACTTATGAAGTTGCCCCCCGGATTCCCGGTTAAGATCGACATACCGATTCTGCCTACAGTCACTGctaaaataacttttcaaGAGTTTGCCTTCCGAAACGACATAGATCCAGAATTGTTTCAAGTGCCATCAGACTACTTTGAAGATCCAATGAG ATTTCCAGACTTATGA
- the LOC139821592 gene encoding ankyrin repeat domain-containing protein 13C isoform X2 yields MPMIMAQESEKYPLHRCIFQGDVKTLNILIRTHDITEKDKQGNTPLHLAVMLGRKECVQLLLAHGASVKVKNLAGWSPLAEAISYGDRQTISSLLRKLKQQAREQMEERRPNLVAALHQMGDFYMELKWDFQSWVPLVSRVLPSDICKIHKSGASIRMDTTLVDFNDMRWERGDISFIFNGDQKPSHSLTVLDNKAKLFQRETELEIEDEVDILMSSDIMAAQMSTKSITFSRAQTGWIFREDKREMVGAFHADFYQINGMVLESRKRREHLSEEDLQKNKAIMESLTKGSSQGFKNGEPPMRRASLNPPPESNITWDEYVVAPPGQCPLLGRNLVYKESSKSFKATVAMSPDFPLTVDMLLNVLEVITPFKHLSKLRQFVLMKLPPGFPVKIDIPILPTVTAKITFQEFAFRNDIDPELFQVPSDYFEDPMRGYGAYLTMMMVLHTASCARG; encoded by the exons ATGCCGATGATCATGGCGCAGGAGAGCGAGAAGTATCCGCTTCACAGATGTATATTTCAAGGGGACGTGAAGACGCTGAACATCTTGATTAGGACACACGACATTACCGAAAAGGATAAACAAG GAAATACACCTTTGCATTTGGCTGTGATGTTAGGAAGGAAAG AATGTGTTCAATTACTGCTTGCACATGGGGCATCTGTAAAGGTGAAGAATCTGGCTGGTTGGAGTCCATTGGCCGAAGCAATCAGTTATGGAGATAGACAAACCA taTCATCTTTATTACGTAAATTGAAGCAACAAGCGAGAGAGCAAATGGAAGAAAGGAGGCCGAATTTAGTTGCTGCGTTGCATCAAATGGGTGATTTTTATATGGAATTAAAATGGGATTTTCAGAGTTGGG TGCCGCTAGTTTCAAGAGTATTGCCGTCAGATATATGTAAGATCCATAAAAGTGGAGCTTCAATTAGGATGGACACGACTCTTGTAGATTTTAATGATATGAGGTGGGAGAGGGGTGACATATCTTTCATCTTCAATGGTGACCAAAAGCCTAGCCATTCACTGACTGTCCTCGACAATAAAGCCAAACTTTTCCAAAGA GAAACAGAGCTTGAAATAGAGGATGAAGTTGATATTCTTATGTCTAGTGATATTATGGCAGCTCAAATGTCTACCAAAAGTATCACATTTTCTAGAGCACAGACAGGGTGGATTTTTAGAGAGGACAAAAGA gaaATGGTAGGTGCTTTTCACGCTGATTTTTACCAAATAAATGGCATGGTATTGGAAAGTAGAAAACGTCGTGAGCACTTAAGTGAGGAGGATCTTCAAAAGAATAAAGCTATTATGGAATCCCTTACCAAAGGCAGCTCTCAAGGATTTAAAAATGGCGAA cCTCCTATGAGAAGAGCATCGTTGAATCCACCACCAGAATCGAATATAACGTGGGATGAATATGTTGTTGCTCCACCTGGTCAATGTCCACTTCTAGGAAGAAATCTCGTTTACAAGGAAAGTAGCAAATCTTTCAAAGCTACTGTGGCAATGAGTCCAGATTTCCCCCTCACCGTCGACATGCTACTCAATGTTCTGGAAGTGATCACGCCGTTTAAACATCTAAGCAAGCTACGCCAATTCGTACTTATGAAGTTGCCCCCCGGATTCCCGGTTAAGATCGACATACCGATTCTGCCTACAGTCACTGctaaaataacttttcaaGAGTTTGCCTTCCGAAACGACATAGATCCAGAATTGTTTCAAGTGCCATCAGACTACTTTGAAGATCCAATGAG AGGTTACGGTGCGTACCTAACTATGATGATGGTTCTTCATACCGCGTCATGTGCTCGAGGATAA
- the LOC139821592 gene encoding ankyrin repeat domain-containing protein 13C isoform X1, whose amino-acid sequence MPMIMAQESEKYPLHRCIFQGDVKTLNILIRTHDITEKDKQGNTPLHLAVMLGRKECVQLLLAHGASVKVKNLAGWSPLAEAISYGDRQTISSLLRKLKQQAREQMEERRPNLVAALHQMGDFYMELKWDFQSWVPLVSRVLPSDICKIHKSGASIRMDTTLVDFNDMRWERGDISFIFNGDQKPSHSLTVLDNKAKLFQRVRYEETELEIEDEVDILMSSDIMAAQMSTKSITFSRAQTGWIFREDKREMVGAFHADFYQINGMVLESRKRREHLSEEDLQKNKAIMESLTKGSSQGFKNGEPPMRRASLNPPPESNITWDEYVVAPPGQCPLLGRNLVYKESSKSFKATVAMSPDFPLTVDMLLNVLEVITPFKHLSKLRQFVLMKLPPGFPVKIDIPILPTVTAKITFQEFAFRNDIDPELFQVPSDYFEDPMRGYGAYLTMMMVLHTASCARG is encoded by the exons ATGCCGATGATCATGGCGCAGGAGAGCGAGAAGTATCCGCTTCACAGATGTATATTTCAAGGGGACGTGAAGACGCTGAACATCTTGATTAGGACACACGACATTACCGAAAAGGATAAACAAG GAAATACACCTTTGCATTTGGCTGTGATGTTAGGAAGGAAAG AATGTGTTCAATTACTGCTTGCACATGGGGCATCTGTAAAGGTGAAGAATCTGGCTGGTTGGAGTCCATTGGCCGAAGCAATCAGTTATGGAGATAGACAAACCA taTCATCTTTATTACGTAAATTGAAGCAACAAGCGAGAGAGCAAATGGAAGAAAGGAGGCCGAATTTAGTTGCTGCGTTGCATCAAATGGGTGATTTTTATATGGAATTAAAATGGGATTTTCAGAGTTGGG TGCCGCTAGTTTCAAGAGTATTGCCGTCAGATATATGTAAGATCCATAAAAGTGGAGCTTCAATTAGGATGGACACGACTCTTGTAGATTTTAATGATATGAGGTGGGAGAGGGGTGACATATCTTTCATCTTCAATGGTGACCAAAAGCCTAGCCATTCACTGACTGTCCTCGACAATAAAGCCAAACTTTTCCAAAGAGTGAGATATGAG GAAACAGAGCTTGAAATAGAGGATGAAGTTGATATTCTTATGTCTAGTGATATTATGGCAGCTCAAATGTCTACCAAAAGTATCACATTTTCTAGAGCACAGACAGGGTGGATTTTTAGAGAGGACAAAAGA gaaATGGTAGGTGCTTTTCACGCTGATTTTTACCAAATAAATGGCATGGTATTGGAAAGTAGAAAACGTCGTGAGCACTTAAGTGAGGAGGATCTTCAAAAGAATAAAGCTATTATGGAATCCCTTACCAAAGGCAGCTCTCAAGGATTTAAAAATGGCGAA cCTCCTATGAGAAGAGCATCGTTGAATCCACCACCAGAATCGAATATAACGTGGGATGAATATGTTGTTGCTCCACCTGGTCAATGTCCACTTCTAGGAAGAAATCTCGTTTACAAGGAAAGTAGCAAATCTTTCAAAGCTACTGTGGCAATGAGTCCAGATTTCCCCCTCACCGTCGACATGCTACTCAATGTTCTGGAAGTGATCACGCCGTTTAAACATCTAAGCAAGCTACGCCAATTCGTACTTATGAAGTTGCCCCCCGGATTCCCGGTTAAGATCGACATACCGATTCTGCCTACAGTCACTGctaaaataacttttcaaGAGTTTGCCTTCCGAAACGACATAGATCCAGAATTGTTTCAAGTGCCATCAGACTACTTTGAAGATCCAATGAG AGGTTACGGTGCGTACCTAACTATGATGATGGTTCTTCATACCGCGTCATGTGCTCGAGGATAA